From Actinopolymorpha cephalotaxi, one genomic window encodes:
- a CDS encoding HIT family protein, with translation MGRQGSRRGGVVVLNASGPETGQSVPHLHFHVVPCWSDDQATFWPADRSAHQVAGPVYDGLAAALTAPSA, from the coding sequence ATGGGTCGCCAGGGAAGCCGACGCGGCGGGGTCGTCGTCCTGAACGCCAGCGGGCCGGAGACGGGTCAGAGCGTCCCGCACCTGCATTTCCACGTCGTACCCTGCTGGTCCGACGACCAGGCGACGTTCTGGCCGGCGGACAGGTCCGCGCACCAGGTCGCCGGGCCGGTGTACGACGGTCTCGCCGCCGCCCTGACGGCCCCCTCCGCCTGA
- a CDS encoding sensor domain-containing diguanylate cyclase yields MADRTARHVRSWGLWALPAPAMVFLLLVELTALTCAAGLLSDRAAFGGTTTAVVLCVCGVVSVEGARRVERRRRRGGALHKDLQPVWMIAAAIALPSATALVCVVALRLWWRVRASRCIPHRWVFSTAVAMLAAAFAHSTYVTVDGALAAGGWSPRQVPILAMVAAAVVFVAVDAVLCAVVIRLLDPASTPSEMFGDRAGLTVDAVAAGLGCLVAAASMVTPWAGILGVPITLAGQRALLLGQLESEASTDGKTELTNFPRWRQEVEDLLERARRRDGRFAILLADIDHFKLINDHHGHLAGDHVLREVADRIRAVIRSADVAGRFGGEEFVIGMPDVDVRHAVGAAHRLRSAISDARLPVRARDSLGGSGDLGGSGHLGDLGGSGDTEPVAATPADADWVRLTVSVGVAVYPVDGTTLDQLLEFADRGLYAAKTAGRDRVSRGLPPAEEVLPPTSSLVGPVDGPGIEPVAGTLRPQASSVLPQAGPALSTGGSALSTGGSALSTGGSALSNGGSPLSNGGSPLSSGGSALPPGRHSRPGRHALPGLPPDQPTDPGRLTASSS; encoded by the coding sequence ATGGCAGATCGAACCGCACGCCACGTACGAAGCTGGGGGCTGTGGGCGCTCCCCGCTCCGGCCATGGTGTTCCTTCTGCTGGTCGAGCTCACCGCGCTCACCTGTGCCGCCGGTCTGCTGAGTGACCGCGCCGCGTTCGGCGGCACCACCACCGCGGTGGTCCTGTGCGTCTGCGGTGTGGTCAGTGTCGAGGGCGCCCGCCGGGTCGAACGCCGGCGCCGCCGGGGCGGTGCACTGCACAAGGACCTGCAGCCGGTGTGGATGATCGCCGCCGCGATCGCGCTGCCGTCGGCCACCGCGCTCGTGTGCGTCGTCGCGCTGCGGCTGTGGTGGCGGGTACGCGCGAGCCGGTGCATCCCGCACCGCTGGGTGTTCTCCACCGCCGTGGCGATGCTGGCCGCGGCGTTCGCGCACTCGACGTACGTCACGGTCGACGGCGCCCTGGCCGCCGGCGGATGGTCACCGCGGCAGGTGCCGATCCTCGCGATGGTCGCCGCCGCGGTGGTCTTCGTCGCCGTCGACGCCGTTCTGTGCGCGGTGGTCATCCGCCTGCTCGACCCGGCCAGCACCCCCAGCGAGATGTTCGGAGACCGGGCCGGCCTCACCGTCGACGCGGTGGCAGCCGGGCTGGGATGCCTGGTCGCGGCGGCCTCGATGGTGACGCCGTGGGCCGGCATCCTCGGCGTACCGATCACCCTCGCCGGCCAGCGCGCCCTGCTGCTCGGGCAGCTGGAGTCGGAGGCGTCCACCGACGGCAAGACCGAGTTGACGAACTTCCCCCGCTGGCGGCAGGAGGTCGAGGACCTCCTCGAGCGGGCCCGTCGCCGGGACGGCAGGTTCGCGATCCTGCTCGCCGACATCGACCACTTCAAGCTCATCAACGACCACCACGGCCACCTCGCGGGCGACCACGTCCTGCGCGAGGTCGCCGACCGGATCCGGGCCGTGATCAGGTCCGCCGACGTCGCCGGCCGGTTCGGTGGCGAGGAGTTCGTCATCGGCATGCCCGACGTGGACGTACGCCATGCCGTCGGCGCGGCCCACCGGCTGCGGTCGGCGATCTCCGACGCCCGGCTGCCCGTGCGGGCACGCGACAGCCTCGGCGGCTCGGGCGACCTCGGCGGGTCCGGCCACCTCGGCGACCTCGGCGGATCCGGGGATACGGAGCCGGTTGCAGCGACGCCCGCCGACGCCGACTGGGTCCGGCTCACCGTCTCGGTGGGGGTCGCGGTGTATCCCGTGGACGGGACGACCCTCGACCAGTTGCTGGAGTTCGCCGACAGAGGGTTGTACGCGGCCAAGACCGCCGGACGGGATCGCGTCTCCCGAGGACTGCCACCGGCCGAGGAGGTCCTTCCGCCGACGAGCTCCCTGGTGGGCCCGGTGGACGGCCCCGGGATCGAGCCGGTGGCCGGCACGCTGCGCCCGCAGGCGAGCTCGGTCCTCCCGCAGGCCGGCCCGGCGCTGTCGACCGGAGGCTCGGCGTTGTCGACCGGAGGCTCGGCGTTGTCGACCGGAGGCTCGGCGTTGTCGAACGGAGGCTCGCCGTTGTCGAACGGAGGCTCGCCGTTGTCCTCCGGAGGCTCGGCGCTGCCGCCCGGAAGGCACAGCCGGCCAGGACGCCATGCGCTGCCGGGCCTGCCACCCGACCAGCCCACCGATCCCGGACGCCTGACAGCATCCTCGTCGTGA
- a CDS encoding phytanoyl-CoA dioxygenase family protein — translation MPTSTSDGSVPPVAAHPPALAPALGEDMTFQPARDHLLTSVQMAHFVSHGSLIMEAVVPEELNAQAIDVFREGIPPVPYGTSVEDSFPEGSFARRLVEVPRIAGALHSLVGPGPTIDHHAVHLRRPNDGQAQPLHGDAIIDVRLDAFDVQLMYYPQDVTLEMGGTLSVPGSHLRRTNESDTGRYQNLRGQTRLTCPAGTVVLVHHGIWHGGRRNDSDIERFMFKIRFNPTVRQLRLWNTDDIDKPEVSEKLRSRFPWYEHATGRLEIYNRVQMWRALTGDDTFDIDYWSTRVSNRPQRVVATAGR, via the coding sequence GTGCCAACCAGCACGTCCGACGGCAGCGTTCCACCCGTCGCCGCGCACCCACCGGCACTCGCCCCGGCCCTCGGAGAGGACATGACCTTCCAACCTGCTCGCGACCACCTGCTCACCTCGGTGCAGATGGCGCACTTCGTCTCGCACGGCTCCCTCATCATGGAGGCGGTCGTCCCCGAGGAGTTGAACGCCCAGGCGATCGACGTCTTCCGTGAGGGCATCCCGCCGGTCCCGTACGGCACCTCCGTCGAGGACTCCTTTCCCGAGGGCTCGTTCGCGCGCCGCCTGGTCGAGGTCCCCCGGATCGCGGGCGCCCTTCACAGCCTGGTCGGCCCCGGCCCGACGATCGACCACCACGCCGTGCACCTCCGCAGGCCCAACGACGGCCAGGCGCAGCCACTGCACGGCGACGCGATCATCGACGTACGCCTGGACGCGTTCGACGTACAGCTCATGTACTACCCGCAGGACGTCACCCTGGAGATGGGCGGAACGCTCAGCGTGCCGGGCAGCCACCTGCGCCGTACGAACGAGAGCGACACCGGCCGCTACCAGAACCTCCGCGGCCAGACCCGGCTCACCTGCCCGGCCGGCACCGTCGTCCTCGTCCACCACGGCATCTGGCACGGCGGCCGGCGCAACGACAGCGACATCGAGCGCTTCATGTTCAAGATCCGGTTCAACCCGACGGTGCGCCAGCTGCGGCTGTGGAACACCGACGACATCGACAAGCCCGAGGTGAGCGAGAAGCTGCGCAGCCGTTTCCCGTGGTACGAGCACGCGACCGGCCGGCTGGAGATCTACAACCGGGTGCAGATGTGGCGGGCCCTCACCGGCGACGACACCTTCGACATCGACTACTGGTCGACCAGGGTGAGCAACCGCCCGCAGCGGGTCGTCGCCACCGCCGGGCGCTGA
- a CDS encoding AraC family transcriptional regulator, whose product MAENAVPTPPALADAGQAGPGQIAVRIEEPPRVMSMGVGVHGTVRRRDVFRLPDMWQFHLYRYAADLVVDGSAYAIRPGRVSLIPPGVQVQYIYRGRSEHLYAHLRLPTTGPARVVPLIQDAGADAPQLTELLSRAVAAWPDAPARATAQVWAALWNVVQLGAAADGGPHAAVGRAFAYIAANLASPITVPDVARAAGISHNHLTRLFRAETGDTVVAHIRRRRLERARHLLRESTLSIPTIAASVGIGDLQAFNKACRRELGASPRAVRAGH is encoded by the coding sequence GTGGCGGAGAACGCTGTCCCAACGCCGCCCGCGCTGGCCGACGCCGGACAGGCCGGGCCCGGGCAGATAGCGGTCCGGATCGAGGAGCCGCCGCGGGTGATGAGCATGGGCGTCGGCGTGCACGGCACGGTCCGCCGCCGCGACGTCTTCCGGCTGCCGGACATGTGGCAGTTCCACCTCTACCGCTACGCGGCCGACCTGGTGGTGGACGGTTCGGCGTACGCGATCCGGCCGGGCCGGGTGAGCCTGATCCCGCCCGGGGTGCAGGTGCAGTACATCTACCGCGGGCGTTCGGAGCACCTGTACGCCCACCTGCGCCTGCCGACCACCGGCCCGGCGCGGGTCGTACCGCTGATCCAGGATGCCGGTGCGGACGCACCGCAGCTGACCGAACTCCTCTCCCGCGCGGTCGCGGCGTGGCCGGACGCACCGGCCCGGGCGACCGCGCAGGTGTGGGCCGCCCTGTGGAACGTCGTGCAGCTCGGCGCCGCGGCCGACGGTGGGCCGCACGCCGCGGTGGGCCGGGCGTTCGCCTACATCGCTGCCAACCTGGCCAGCCCGATCACCGTTCCCGACGTCGCCCGGGCGGCCGGCATCTCCCACAACCACCTGACCCGGCTGTTCCGCGCGGAAACCGGCGACACCGTGGTCGCGCACATCCGCAGGCGCCGGCTGGAACGCGCCCGCCACCTGCTGCGGGAGTCCACGTTGTCCATCCCGACCATCGCGGCCTCGGTCGGGATCGGCGACCTGCAGGCGTTCAACAAGGCCTGCCGCCGGGAGCTCGGCGCCTCACCGCGGGCGGTTCGGGCCGGCCACTGA